A region from the Ignavibacteria bacterium genome encodes:
- the hpt gene encoding hypoxanthine phosphoribosyltransferase, with product MNEIQINGETFMLLLSEEQIQQRVRELGKKISEDYIGTIPIFVGVLNGAAIFLSDLIRCVSIKLEIDFLKLSSYGEEKFSSGSVKMLKDLDVHLGGRDIIIVEDIVDTGLSINFIQKLIEPRNPSSVRIASLLLKKRKYNQNNAQRKIDYVGFEISDEFVIGYGLDYTQQYRNLRAIYHLSSQSERRK from the coding sequence ATGAACGAAATTCAAATTAACGGAGAAACATTCATGTTGCTCTTGAGTGAAGAACAAATTCAACAGCGAGTTCGTGAATTAGGGAAAAAAATTTCCGAAGATTATATTGGAACAATTCCAATATTTGTCGGCGTTTTAAACGGCGCGGCAATTTTTTTATCCGATTTAATTCGTTGCGTGAGCATCAAACTCGAAATAGATTTTCTGAAACTTTCCAGTTATGGCGAAGAAAAATTCAGTTCGGGAAGTGTAAAAATGCTAAAAGACCTCGATGTGCATCTTGGCGGACGGGATATCATTATTGTTGAAGATATCGTTGATACAGGACTCTCTATCAATTTTATACAAAAACTTATTGAACCGCGAAATCCTTCTTCTGTTCGCATTGCTTCGCTATTATTGAAAAAAAGAAAATACAACCAGAACAACGCACAACGGAAAATTGATTATGTCGGTTTTGAAATTTCCGATGAGTTTGTTATCGGATATGGACTTGATTATACACAACAATACAGAAACTTACGTGCAATCTATCATCTCTCGTCGCAGAGTGAAAGGAGAAAGTAA